A genomic window from Candidatus Denitrolinea symbiosum includes:
- a CDS encoding selenium-dependent molybdenum hydroxylase: MVIAELPRPLAVRRLVSFSEAVYAGQIVVEDAAARLVTPDQIESTLARREIPVLVDPEISQLPITNYQIIIDARLLKTTPQPLPAPVPLHIGLGPGFTAPRDCHAVIETRRGHTLGRVYWQGGSAPDSGQPEGDPRRVLRADADGTLVSHAAIGDHLEAGQLVAEIHSKIENRKIEIDSPFKGVLRGLLPDGMEVTRGLKLGDVDERDDPALCRLVSDKALAIGGGALEAILSFLHSSSLP; this comes from the coding sequence GTGGTCATCGCCGAACTGCCGCGTCCGCTCGCGGTGCGACGCCTCGTCTCGTTCTCCGAGGCGGTCTACGCGGGACAGATCGTCGTCGAAGACGCGGCCGCCCGCCTCGTCACGCCCGACCAAATCGAGTCGACTCTCGCCCGACGCGAAATCCCCGTCCTCGTCGATCCCGAAATCAGCCAATTACCAATTACCAATTACCAAATTATCATAGACGCCCGCCTGCTCAAGACGACTCCCCAGCCGCTCCCCGCCCCCGTCCCGCTTCACATCGGACTGGGACCCGGCTTCACCGCCCCGCGCGACTGCCACGCCGTCATCGAGACGCGCCGCGGCCACACCCTCGGACGCGTCTACTGGCAGGGAGGCTCCGCGCCCGACAGCGGACAGCCCGAAGGCGACCCGCGCCGCGTCCTGCGCGCCGACGCCGACGGGACCCTCGTCTCGCACGCGGCCATCGGCGACCATCTCGAAGCGGGACAACTCGTCGCCGAGATCCATTCAAAGATTGAAAATCGAAAAATTGAAATCGACAGCCCCTTCAAAGGCGTCCTGCGCGGACTACTCCCCGACGGCATGGAAGTAACCCGCGGCCTGAAACTCGGCGACGTGGACGAGCGCGACGATCCCGCCCTGTGCCGCCTCGTCTCCGACAAAGCCCTCGCCATCGGCGGCGGCGCGCTGGAGGCCATCCTGTCGTTCCTCCATTCGTCCAGCCTGCCTTAA
- a CDS encoding alpha/beta hydrolase — protein MARIFVGIPFRQIRASNIMSFPYFSETEELTDSARAHAGGSFVQLSDGVCHYELHFPLPKSGEGKGARAIVVLIHGFSVPSFIWDPTFDFLRGSGFRVLRYDLFGRGLSDRPRVRYDIRLFTRQLKDLLDALDLREPVHLAGLSLGGPISAAFADQFPERVKTHILVDPAGARPVQLPAALKLLKVRGLGELGLGLLGNDSFASQIASDFYDPILVKHFIERYKPQMRIKGFRRAILSTIRSGMLESFHETYQRVGQLRKPTLLFWGRDDTTIPFADSGFIRAAIPHAEFHVIENCGHIPHYEKPEAVNPILRQFLTTHA, from the coding sequence ATGGCGCGGATTTTCGTTGGAATTCCTTTCCGCCAAATCCGCGCCTCGAACATCATGTCCTTCCCTTACTTCTCCGAAACCGAGGAGTTGACCGACTCTGCCCGCGCTCACGCGGGCGGGTCGTTCGTCCAACTTTCAGACGGCGTCTGCCATTACGAACTTCATTTCCCTCTCCCGAAATCGGGAGAGGGGAAAGGGGCTAGGGCAATTGTCGTCCTCATCCACGGCTTCTCCGTCCCCTCCTTCATCTGGGATCCGACCTTCGACTTCCTGCGCGGCTCCGGCTTCCGCGTCCTGCGCTACGACCTGTTCGGGCGCGGACTTTCGGACCGTCCGCGCGTGCGCTACGACATCCGCCTGTTCACGCGTCAACTCAAAGACCTGCTGGACGCGCTGGACCTGCGCGAGCCGGTCCACCTCGCGGGACTTTCGCTGGGAGGCCCGATCAGCGCCGCGTTCGCAGATCAGTTCCCCGAGCGCGTCAAGACGCACATCCTGGTGGACCCGGCGGGCGCGCGGCCGGTCCAACTTCCCGCCGCGCTCAAACTCCTTAAAGTTCGCGGCCTGGGCGAGCTGGGACTCGGCCTGCTCGGAAACGACTCCTTCGCGAGCCAGATCGCGTCCGATTTTTACGACCCGATCCTGGTAAAACATTTCATCGAGCGCTACAAACCGCAAATGCGGATCAAAGGATTCAGGCGCGCCATCCTGTCCACCATCCGCAGCGGGATGCTGGAATCCTTCCACGAGACCTACCAACGCGTGGGGCAGCTCCGCAAACCGACCCTCCTCTTCTGGGGTCGGGACGACACGACCATCCCCTTCGCGGACAGCGGCTTCATCCGCGCCGCCATCCCGCACGCCGAATTCCACGTTATCGAAAATTGCGGACACATCCCGCATTACGAAAAACCCGAAGCCGTCAACCCCATCCTCCGCCAATTTCTCACAACCCACGCCTAA
- a CDS encoding aldehyde oxidase yields the protein MTTKSIGQSSPRVDARGKATGAAQYSGDLSMPGMLHMKMLFAERAHARVTALDVRKAEALAGVTAVFTSKDVPVNEYGLQWQDQPVFCGPAPVPAAKSGEGQRVRADIVRFEGDQIAAVVAETEEIAAQAVKLIEVEYEDLPAVFDARQAMQPGAPQLHPERGDSNVCVHYKIRKGEVDFSQADVIVEGEYQTPYQEHAYLQPEAGLAYIDEEGRVTVAAAGQWAHEDAEAIAHSLGLPEERVRVIYPAIGGAFGGREDISVQIALALAAWKLNKPVRIIWTRRESIIGHGKRHPTFTKAKWGATKDGKLVAAEIEMVGDGGAYMYTSNKVLGNSAITCTGPYFIPNLKADVYGVYTNNVPGAAFRGFGAPQALYMAELQMDKLAEKLGMDPVEFRLKNALKDGDTLGVGTPAPGPVTVSKVIEEAAAKFGWSRTEARGPKVESGRPSSIVRGRGFAAGFKNIGFSFGYQENCWAKVEIHGNGQIEKVVLYHAGAEVGQGTHTVMAQMAAEAVGVSVDKVQLRVSDTSFTQSSGSVSASRMTFMAGNAIKGAGKAALEKWEAEERPAIAEFKYLAPKTTTMDKETGHSVPNFAYAYSAQAVEVEVDTETGQTRVLRVISADDVGQAINPTLVEGQIEGAVVQAQGYAMLEDLKLKDGHILTNQLSTYLIPTILDIPEKVESVIVEVPDPNGPWGARGLGELPFLPTAAAISSAVHDATGVWFDDFPLTPERVLRGLGKI from the coding sequence ATGACTACAAAATCCATCGGTCAATCTTCCCCGCGCGTGGACGCGCGCGGCAAAGCGACGGGGGCGGCGCAATACTCCGGCGACCTGTCCATGCCGGGCATGTTGCACATGAAAATGTTGTTCGCGGAACGCGCCCACGCGCGCGTGACCGCGCTCGACGTCCGCAAGGCGGAGGCGCTCGCGGGCGTGACGGCGGTCTTCACCTCGAAGGACGTGCCGGTCAACGAGTATGGGCTGCAGTGGCAGGATCAGCCTGTCTTCTGCGGGCCGGCCCCCGTCCCTGCCGCGAAATCGGGAGAGGGGCAAAGGGTGAGGGCAGACATCGTCCGCTTCGAGGGCGACCAGATCGCGGCCGTCGTCGCGGAGACGGAGGAGATCGCGGCGCAGGCGGTCAAACTGATCGAGGTCGAATACGAAGACCTGCCGGCCGTGTTCGACGCGCGCCAGGCGATGCAGCCCGGCGCGCCGCAACTCCATCCCGAGCGCGGCGACTCGAACGTCTGCGTCCATTACAAGATCCGCAAAGGCGAAGTGGACTTCAGCCAAGCGGACGTGATCGTGGAGGGCGAGTACCAGACTCCCTACCAGGAACACGCCTACCTCCAGCCCGAAGCGGGGCTGGCGTACATTGACGAGGAGGGCCGCGTGACGGTGGCCGCCGCCGGTCAATGGGCGCACGAGGACGCGGAAGCGATCGCCCACAGCCTCGGCCTGCCGGAAGAGCGGGTGCGCGTCATCTACCCCGCCATCGGCGGCGCGTTCGGCGGACGCGAGGACATCTCCGTCCAGATCGCGCTGGCGCTGGCGGCGTGGAAATTGAACAAACCCGTCCGCATCATCTGGACGCGGCGCGAGTCCATCATCGGTCACGGCAAGCGGCACCCGACCTTCACAAAAGCGAAATGGGGCGCGACCAAAGACGGGAAGCTGGTAGCCGCGGAGATCGAAATGGTCGGCGACGGCGGCGCATATATGTACACCAGCAACAAGGTGCTGGGAAATTCCGCCATCACCTGCACGGGACCCTACTTCATCCCCAATCTCAAAGCAGACGTGTACGGCGTCTACACCAACAACGTGCCGGGCGCGGCCTTCCGCGGGTTCGGCGCGCCGCAGGCCTTGTATATGGCCGAACTGCAAATGGACAAACTCGCCGAAAAACTCGGCATGGACCCGGTGGAGTTCCGCCTGAAGAACGCGCTGAAAGACGGCGACACGCTCGGGGTCGGCACCCCGGCCCCGGGTCCGGTGACCGTCTCGAAGGTCATCGAGGAAGCGGCGGCGAAGTTCGGTTGGAGTCGGACCGAGGCGCGCGGTCCGAAGGTCGAGTCGGGCCGGCCGTCGTCCATTGTGCGCGGGCGCGGCTTCGCGGCGGGATTCAAAAACATCGGCTTCAGTTTTGGCTATCAGGAAAATTGCTGGGCGAAGGTCGAGATCCACGGGAACGGTCAGATCGAAAAGGTGGTCTTGTACCACGCGGGCGCCGAGGTGGGACAGGGGACTCACACCGTCATGGCGCAGATGGCCGCTGAAGCGGTCGGCGTGAGCGTGGACAAAGTGCAGCTGCGCGTGTCGGATACGTCGTTCACGCAGAGCTCCGGCTCGGTCTCCGCCTCGCGCATGACGTTCATGGCGGGCAACGCCATCAAGGGCGCGGGCAAGGCGGCTCTGGAAAAATGGGAGGCCGAGGAACGTCCCGCCATCGCGGAGTTCAAATATCTCGCGCCGAAGACGACCACCATGGACAAAGAAACGGGTCATTCCGTGCCAAATTTCGCGTACGCGTATTCCGCGCAAGCCGTGGAAGTGGAAGTGGACACCGAGACGGGACAAACGCGCGTCCTGCGCGTCATCTCCGCGGACGACGTGGGGCAGGCCATCAACCCGACGCTGGTGGAGGGCCAGATCGAAGGCGCTGTGGTGCAGGCGCAGGGCTACGCCATGCTCGAAGACTTGAAATTGAAGGACGGGCACATCCTGACCAACCAACTATCCACGTATCTCATCCCGACCATCCTCGACATCCCCGAAAAAGTGGAATCAGTCATCGTCGAAGTCCCCGATCCGAACGGACCGTGGGGCGCGCGCGGGCTGGGCGAACTGCCCTTCCTGCCGACCGCCGCGGCCATCTCCTCCGCCGTCCACGACGCGACCGGCGTCTGGTTCGACGATTTCCCGCTCACGCCCGAACGCGTGTTGAGAGGACTGGGAAAGATTTAA
- a CDS encoding class I SAM-dependent methyltransferase produces MRLTARLLDFFFHHLYHSLAFAYDWVAWTVSLGRWIEWTETVLPYARGTRLLELGHGPGHLQRALLDRGLAAVGLDESAQMSRLARRRLHRSGYAQVNLTRGLGQSLPFAAETFDSIVAAFPAPYIAEARTLSEARRVLRSGGRFIVLFAAWPKNGILRWVYRVTGEAPSEAESLVKKKTADLFQRARFDVRIDINELESGRLLIAVAQKPAEG; encoded by the coding sequence ATGCGCCTGACCGCCCGCCTCCTGGACTTCTTCTTCCATCATCTCTACCACAGCCTGGCCTTCGCCTACGATTGGGTCGCGTGGACGGTTTCGCTCGGCCGCTGGATCGAGTGGACGGAGACGGTTCTTCCTTACGCGCGCGGGACGCGCCTGCTCGAACTTGGTCACGGCCCCGGGCATCTCCAACGCGCCCTCCTGGACCGAGGGCTGGCCGCGGTCGGGTTGGACGAGTCCGCGCAGATGTCCCGCCTCGCCCGCCGACGCCTCCACCGTTCTGGCTACGCGCAGGTCAACTTAACGCGCGGGCTCGGGCAAAGCCTCCCCTTCGCCGCGGAGACCTTCGACAGCATCGTCGCCGCCTTCCCCGCGCCGTACATCGCCGAGGCGCGGACCCTGTCCGAGGCGCGGCGCGTCCTCCGAAGCGGAGGCCGCTTCATCGTCCTGTTTGCCGCGTGGCCGAAGAACGGGATCCTTCGATGGGTGTATCGAGTCACAGGCGAGGCCCCGTCCGAAGCGGAGAGCCTCGTCAAAAAGAAAACCGCGGACCTTTTCCAGCGCGCCAGATTCGACGTTCGAATTGACATTAATGAATTAGAATCGGGACGGTTGCTGATCGCGGTCGCTCAAAAACCCGCGGAGGGATGA
- a CDS encoding hemolysin III family, producing the protein MLKKIREPVNSLTHWAGAVLALAGLIALLIVGWSKPAKIVSLAVYGLSLIAMFSASATYHMVRAKEKVLLVLRKLDHSAIYLLIAGTYTPFCVNAFDGFWKWGMLGVIWTLAAIGIVVKIFYIKAPRWLNAGIYVVMGWLCVGAGGQMLAALPAWVFGWLLTGGVIYTLGAVVYITKIFNFWPGVFGFHEVWHIFVLLAAAAHFVAVMGVAV; encoded by the coding sequence ATGTTGAAAAAAATTCGCGAACCCGTCAACAGTCTCACCCATTGGGCGGGCGCGGTCCTCGCGCTGGCGGGACTGATCGCCCTGCTCATCGTCGGGTGGAGCAAACCGGCCAAGATCGTCTCGCTGGCCGTCTATGGCCTGAGCCTGATCGCCATGTTCTCGGCGAGCGCCACGTATCACATGGTGCGCGCCAAAGAGAAAGTCCTGCTGGTCCTGCGGAAACTCGACCACTCCGCCATCTATCTGCTCATCGCGGGGACGTACACTCCGTTTTGCGTCAACGCCTTCGATGGCTTTTGGAAGTGGGGAATGCTGGGCGTCATCTGGACGCTGGCCGCGATCGGCATCGTCGTCAAGATCTTCTACATCAAAGCGCCGCGCTGGTTGAACGCGGGCATATACGTCGTGATGGGCTGGCTTTGCGTCGGCGCGGGGGGACAAATGCTGGCCGCGCTCCCCGCCTGGGTGTTCGGATGGCTGCTGACCGGGGGCGTGATCTATACCCTCGGCGCGGTGGTGTATATCACCAAAATTTTCAATTTCTGGCCGGGGGTATTCGGATTCCACGAAGTATGGCACATCTTCGTCCTGCTGGCCGCGGCCGCGCACTTCGTCGCGGTGATGGGAGTGGCGGTCTAG